A genomic segment from Chitinophaga flava encodes:
- a CDS encoding PDDEXK nuclease domain-containing protein, which yields MTDQFTEIVTLIKRSQYNTQKNVNIDMINLYWQVGEYIHKKISNASWGKGTIKELAYYIARKHPDLKGFTQPGLYRMQQFYCFYLPYLLDEVGSLQVVENQQEILSSVMREFTDIRNTFLVKVTWTHHLTLMTKTKTKEECEFYLRLCVQENYSVRELERQIKSSLYERVQLGKQKMPLSHNTTTQDKSVLFRDKYVFEFLDLPVNHDEKDLQKALTLKMKEFILELGDGFVFIEQEYRITVGRKDFYIDLLFYHRDLQCLVAFELKTAEFRPQYVVKLNFYLTALDKKVKRKHEAPSVGLILCRKQNNELIKYALSRCPAPIIIAEYQTFLPDKKLLQQKLHELFEEEFREN from the coding sequence ATGACCGACCAATTTACGGAAATCGTAACGCTTATAAAGCGTTCGCAGTACAATACTCAAAAAAATGTGAATATTGACATGATCAATCTTTACTGGCAGGTTGGGGAGTATATCCATAAGAAAATTTCAAATGCCAGCTGGGGAAAAGGGACGATTAAAGAACTGGCGTATTATATTGCCAGAAAACACCCCGACCTTAAAGGGTTCACTCAGCCAGGACTTTACAGAATGCAACAGTTCTATTGTTTTTACCTGCCATATTTATTGGATGAGGTTGGGTCTTTGCAAGTTGTTGAAAATCAACAAGAAATTCTCTCATCAGTGATGAGGGAATTTACAGATATTCGTAATACGTTCCTTGTTAAGGTCACCTGGACGCATCATTTAACCCTCATGACGAAAACCAAAACAAAAGAAGAATGTGAATTCTATCTTCGTTTATGCGTTCAGGAGAATTATTCTGTAAGAGAATTAGAAAGACAGATTAAAAGCAGTTTGTATGAGAGAGTACAGCTGGGAAAACAGAAAATGCCTTTATCCCATAACACCACTACTCAGGATAAAAGCGTACTGTTCAGGGATAAATATGTTTTTGAATTTCTGGACTTGCCCGTAAATCATGATGAGAAAGATTTACAGAAAGCACTAACCCTGAAAATGAAGGAGTTTATTCTGGAGCTGGGAGATGGGTTTGTCTTCATTGAACAGGAGTATCGTATTACGGTGGGACGAAAGGATTTTTATATCGATCTGTTGTTCTATCATCGTGACTTGCAGTGCTTGGTTGCTTTCGAACTGAAGACGGCTGAGTTTAGACCGCAATACGTCGTTAAACTTAATTTTTACCTCACTGCATTGGATAAAAAAGTTAAGAGGAAACATGAAGCTCCAAGTGTTGGTCTTATCTTATGTAGGAAACAAAATAATGAACTGATTAAATATGCACTCAGCAGATGTCCGGCACCTATCATCATCGCTGAGTATCAAACTTTCCTGCCGGATAAAAAACTGCTCCAACAAAAACTACATGAATTATTTGAAGAGGAATTCAGGGAAAACTAA
- a CDS encoding alpha-2-macroglobulin family protein: protein MHPTKRLFAVVALFVSLAALYMMSGCRTTRKEMNPGFAKYIEAYTAGIVSKQSPIRIQLAGQVNVTHTQNEPLEKEVFEFSPSLKGKSYWIDATTIEFRPDENLQPGKTYQATFKLNKIMDVPSELKSFDFEFKVIKPSFSLDMVGLKASTNTTLDKMTYTGAVYTADVENPQSIEKLLTAHYGGKTLPITWQHNSAERTSKFTIANIERANIARNLEISWDGSALKVDNSGKKTVEVPAVGDFKVLDVKAMSDPEQHLLVQFSDPVSVAQSLEGLIGISGQSDLRYTIDGSEVKVYAPVRLEGSYNAIINEGVINITDKKLGQTFSANVNFENTLPAVSIPGKGVILPESNKLVMPFEAVNLNAVDVTIIKIYENNVPQYLQRNNLNGDQELRRVGKPVVEKTIRLDTDKSVNLHKKNRFFLDLNKLLRTEPGAIYRITIGFRKAYALTTCTEEKKTGENGEAAKGEEEEGEGEYYGSGEKIDDEDDFWQRYDSYYPYGYNWDRRNDACSNSYYNKDKWASRNVMASNIGLIAKRGNNNSMLVAVTDIRDTKALTGVELELLDYQNQVIFKTKSDGEGLATFDLKRKPYLLIAKKDNERGYLKLDDGSSLPLSRFDVQGEEVQSGIKGFLYGERGVWRPGDSIYLTFILEDKDRKLPADHPVTLELYNPKGQLYKRINQHEGLNGFYSFATATQADDPTGSWVAKVKVGGATFQKNVRIETVKPNRLKIKMDFGTNTALSKTGTQGTLSAMWMFGATAQHLKAKVDVSLVQSATSFKNFSGFTFDDPVTHFEAENKTIFEGPLSETGTAPVKADIQLGKLAPGQLKANFEVKVFEPGGDFSIDHFSMPYNPFTSYVGLRIPQGDRTTGMLLTDREHTIDIVDVNDNGSLTGGTREVQVELYKIRWRWWWDEGESDDYSNFTQDSYNQLISKETITLSNGKGKWDLRVNSPDWGRYLVRVKDLQSGHTAGKAVYIDWPGWAERMQKENPAEAAMLVFTSDKQHYKAGEDVNLTIPSSAGGRGLISIESGSKVLKTFWINTQQGQTTFRFKAEKNMTPNIYVNVTLLQPHAQTINDLPIRMYGTIPITVEDPGTILKPVISMADKLKPESEANITVSESNGKPMTYTIAIVDEGLLDLTRFKTPDPHSSFYAREALGVKTWDLFDFVVGAYGADMDRILSIGGDEGLNKNAGAAKANRFKPVVKFVGPFYLKGGQKQTHKFKLPPYIGSVKAMVVAGQEGAYGFAEKAVAVKKPLMLLTTAPRVLGPSETIQLPVTVFGLEPNIRSANVTLSTSPMLEVVGETTKTVTFSQPGEQMVYFDVKVKPQTGVAKIKAVATSGSERAEEEIELNVRNPNPVVTNVIEQTLEAGKNWNTAFSPVGMAGTNKGVLEVSTIPSLNLGKRLQFLISYPHGCIEQTTSGVFPQLVLNQLMDLKESQLAEIDRNVKAGLNRLKGFQTSDGGLGYWPGQAQSDEWGTNYAGNFMLEAQEKGYTLPPGLLDQWKKYQRNKATTWTPNTQNFYGGDLTQAYRLYLLALAKAPEVGAMNRLKEFKYISVPAKWRLAAAYKLAGQPEVANSLIQGLSTEVKPYNQLGGTFGSDLRDKAMILETLTILGQRNRANDLVKQIAAHLSQNDQWYSTQTTAYALIAISKFCGNNKGSSKININYTLNGVKGNLNGQSFVAQVPVTFNGAQGNVTLQNNGQNVLYVRLILQGQPEAGQEPVATNNPDILGMQVQYSTRDGKPVDPATLKQGSDFMATVTIKNPGKRGYYEQMALSQIFPSGWEILNTRLMDNDSAFHSSPATYMDIRDDRVYTYFNLEENKTRTYNVLLNAAYLGRYYLPATSCEAMYDNTIHAFVPGRWVEVVK from the coding sequence ATGCACCCAACAAAACGGCTGTTTGCTGTAGTAGCATTATTTGTTTCCCTGGCAGCGTTGTATATGATGAGTGGCTGCCGGACCACGCGAAAAGAGATGAATCCCGGATTTGCCAAGTATATAGAAGCTTATACGGCAGGTATCGTCTCCAAACAAAGCCCTATCCGCATTCAGCTGGCAGGGCAGGTAAATGTGACCCACACCCAGAATGAACCGCTGGAAAAGGAAGTCTTCGAGTTTTCTCCTTCTCTCAAAGGGAAGTCGTACTGGATAGACGCCACCACCATCGAGTTTCGCCCGGATGAAAATCTCCAGCCGGGAAAAACCTACCAGGCTACTTTTAAGCTGAACAAAATCATGGATGTTCCCAGTGAACTGAAGTCTTTTGATTTTGAATTCAAAGTCATTAAGCCATCTTTTTCCCTGGATATGGTCGGTCTGAAAGCCAGTACCAACACCACATTGGACAAGATGACCTATACCGGCGCCGTATATACGGCGGATGTGGAAAACCCACAGTCCATCGAAAAACTGCTGACTGCCCATTATGGCGGTAAAACACTGCCCATCACCTGGCAGCATAACAGTGCCGAACGTACGTCCAAATTCACCATCGCCAATATAGAACGCGCTAACATCGCCCGTAACCTGGAAATCAGCTGGGACGGTAGCGCCCTCAAAGTAGACAACAGCGGCAAAAAAACAGTGGAAGTGCCCGCCGTTGGCGACTTTAAAGTGCTCGATGTAAAAGCCATGTCTGATCCTGAACAACACCTGCTGGTACAGTTCTCCGATCCGGTGAGCGTAGCACAGAGCCTCGAAGGCCTTATCGGCATCAGCGGCCAGAGCGACCTGCGTTACACCATAGACGGCAGCGAAGTAAAAGTATATGCGCCCGTTCGTCTGGAAGGCAGCTACAACGCCATCATCAACGAAGGTGTGATCAATATCACCGACAAAAAGCTGGGCCAGACTTTCAGCGCCAACGTCAACTTCGAAAACACCCTGCCCGCCGTTAGCATCCCCGGCAAAGGAGTGATCCTTCCCGAAAGTAATAAACTGGTCATGCCCTTTGAGGCCGTTAACCTCAACGCAGTAGACGTGACCATCATTAAAATATATGAAAACAATGTGCCGCAGTACCTTCAGCGGAACAACCTGAACGGTGATCAGGAACTACGTCGTGTAGGCAAGCCCGTAGTAGAAAAAACCATCCGCCTGGATACCGACAAATCTGTGAACCTGCACAAGAAAAACCGTTTCTTCCTCGACCTCAATAAATTGCTGCGTACTGAGCCTGGTGCTATCTACCGTATTACCATCGGCTTCCGTAAAGCTTATGCACTCACCACATGCACCGAAGAGAAAAAAACCGGTGAAAACGGAGAAGCAGCCAAAGGAGAAGAAGAGGAAGGAGAAGGAGAATATTATGGAAGCGGTGAGAAGATAGATGATGAAGATGATTTCTGGCAGCGTTATGACAGCTACTATCCTTACGGATACAACTGGGACCGCCGCAACGACGCATGCTCCAACTCCTACTACAACAAAGACAAGTGGGCTTCCCGCAACGTTATGGCCTCCAATATCGGCCTCATTGCCAAAAGAGGTAATAACAACAGTATGCTGGTAGCGGTAACGGATATACGCGATACCAAAGCCCTCACCGGCGTGGAACTGGAACTGCTCGACTACCAGAACCAGGTGATCTTTAAAACCAAGAGTGATGGGGAAGGCCTGGCTACCTTCGACCTGAAACGTAAGCCCTACCTGCTCATCGCTAAAAAAGACAACGAAAGAGGATATCTCAAACTCGATGACGGAAGTTCCCTGCCCCTCAGCCGTTTCGATGTACAAGGAGAAGAAGTACAGAGTGGCATCAAAGGATTCCTGTATGGAGAAAGAGGTGTATGGCGCCCCGGCGATTCTATTTACCTCACCTTTATCCTGGAAGATAAAGACAGGAAACTGCCGGCAGACCACCCCGTTACGCTGGAACTGTACAATCCCAAAGGACAGCTGTACAAACGGATCAACCAGCACGAAGGTCTCAATGGTTTCTACAGCTTTGCTACCGCCACCCAGGCGGATGATCCTACCGGTAGCTGGGTAGCCAAAGTAAAAGTAGGAGGCGCCACTTTCCAGAAAAATGTGCGCATCGAAACGGTTAAACCCAACCGTCTGAAAATAAAAATGGACTTCGGTACCAACACCGCTTTGTCCAAAACCGGCACCCAGGGCACCCTCTCGGCCATGTGGATGTTTGGCGCCACTGCCCAGCATCTCAAAGCCAAAGTAGATGTATCACTGGTACAATCTGCCACCAGTTTCAAAAATTTCTCCGGCTTCACTTTCGATGACCCTGTCACTCATTTTGAAGCAGAAAATAAAACCATCTTCGAAGGCCCGCTGAGTGAAACCGGTACCGCACCTGTGAAAGCTGATATACAGCTGGGTAAACTGGCTCCCGGTCAGCTGAAAGCCAACTTCGAAGTAAAAGTATTTGAGCCCGGTGGTGATTTCAGTATCGACCACTTCTCCATGCCTTACAATCCGTTTACTTCCTATGTAGGCCTGCGGATACCACAAGGTGACCGCACCACCGGCATGCTGCTCACCGACAGAGAACATACTATAGACATCGTAGATGTAAACGATAATGGCAGCCTTACCGGCGGCACCCGCGAAGTACAGGTCGAACTGTACAAAATCCGCTGGAGATGGTGGTGGGATGAAGGTGAATCCGATGATTACTCCAACTTCACCCAGGACAGCTACAATCAGCTGATCAGCAAGGAAACCATCACCCTCAGCAATGGTAAAGGTAAATGGGACCTTCGGGTTAATTCACCTGACTGGGGCCGCTATCTCGTGCGCGTAAAAGATCTGCAGAGTGGTCATACCGCAGGTAAAGCCGTATACATCGACTGGCCGGGATGGGCCGAGCGTATGCAGAAGGAAAACCCTGCAGAAGCAGCCATGCTGGTGTTTACATCAGACAAACAACACTATAAAGCCGGAGAGGATGTGAACCTCACCATCCCCAGCAGCGCCGGCGGCCGTGGCCTCATCAGCATTGAATCCGGCAGCAAGGTGCTCAAAACATTCTGGATCAATACCCAGCAGGGACAAACTACTTTCCGCTTCAAGGCAGAAAAGAATATGACGCCTAATATATACGTCAACGTTACCCTGCTGCAACCACACGCACAAACCATCAACGACCTGCCTATCCGCATGTATGGCACCATTCCCATCACCGTGGAAGATCCAGGTACTATCCTGAAACCGGTCATCAGCATGGCCGATAAGCTGAAGCCTGAATCAGAAGCCAACATCACCGTCAGCGAAAGCAACGGCAAACCGATGACCTACACCATCGCCATCGTAGATGAAGGGCTGCTGGACCTCACCAGGTTTAAAACACCCGATCCGCACAGCTCCTTCTATGCCCGTGAAGCACTCGGCGTAAAAACATGGGATCTGTTTGACTTCGTAGTAGGCGCCTATGGTGCAGACATGGACCGTATCCTCAGCATCGGTGGTGACGAAGGACTCAACAAAAATGCCGGCGCCGCCAAAGCCAACCGCTTCAAACCAGTAGTGAAATTCGTGGGCCCCTTCTACCTCAAAGGTGGACAGAAACAAACCCATAAATTCAAACTGCCTCCATATATCGGTTCCGTGAAAGCCATGGTAGTAGCAGGACAGGAAGGTGCCTACGGCTTTGCTGAAAAAGCGGTGGCCGTGAAAAAACCGCTGATGTTGCTCACCACAGCACCACGTGTACTCGGACCTTCTGAAACAATACAACTGCCCGTAACCGTATTCGGTCTCGAACCCAATATCCGTTCCGCCAACGTAACCCTCAGCACCAGCCCCATGCTGGAAGTAGTAGGAGAAACCACCAAAACCGTTACCTTCTCCCAACCCGGAGAACAGATGGTATACTTTGATGTGAAAGTGAAACCGCAGACCGGTGTTGCCAAAATAAAAGCGGTAGCGACCAGCGGCAGCGAAAGAGCAGAGGAAGAGATAGAACTGAATGTACGCAACCCTAATCCGGTAGTTACTAACGTGATCGAACAAACGCTGGAAGCCGGTAAAAACTGGAATACCGCCTTCAGCCCTGTAGGCATGGCCGGCACCAACAAAGGTGTGCTGGAAGTGTCTACTATCCCGTCGCTCAACCTGGGCAAACGCCTGCAGTTCCTCATCAGTTACCCGCACGGCTGTATCGAACAAACCACCTCCGGCGTGTTCCCGCAACTGGTACTCAACCAGCTGATGGACCTCAAGGAGAGCCAGCTGGCCGAAATAGACCGTAACGTAAAAGCCGGTCTCAACAGGCTCAAAGGCTTCCAGACATCAGACGGAGGCCTCGGCTACTGGCCGGGTCAGGCCCAGTCTGATGAGTGGGGCACCAACTATGCCGGTAACTTCATGCTCGAAGCACAGGAGAAAGGATATACACTGCCTCCCGGATTGCTCGACCAATGGAAAAAATATCAGCGTAACAAAGCCACCACCTGGACTCCCAACACCCAGAACTTCTACGGCGGCGACCTTACCCAGGCTTACCGTCTCTACCTCCTCGCGCTGGCCAAAGCTCCGGAAGTAGGCGCCATGAACAGGCTGAAGGAATTCAAATACATTTCCGTTCCCGCTAAATGGAGACTGGCAGCAGCGTATAAACTGGCAGGACAACCTGAAGTGGCCAATTCGCTCATTCAAGGCCTGAGTACAGAAGTGAAACCATACAACCAGCTTGGCGGTACCTTCGGCTCCGATCTGCGTGATAAAGCCATGATCCTGGAAACACTCACCATCCTTGGACAACGTAACCGCGCCAACGATCTGGTGAAACAGATTGCTGCCCACCTGTCTCAAAACGACCAGTGGTACAGCACACAAACCACCGCTTATGCGCTCATCGCTATATCCAAATTCTGCGGCAACAACAAAGGCAGCAGCAAAATCAATATCAACTATACACTCAATGGTGTGAAAGGCAACTTAAACGGTCAGTCTTTTGTAGCTCAGGTGCCTGTTACATTCAATGGTGCACAGGGTAATGTTACCCTCCAGAACAACGGACAAAATGTACTGTATGTACGCCTCATCCTCCAGGGTCAGCCGGAAGCCGGCCAGGAACCAGTGGCTACCAACAACCCGGACATCCTGGGCATGCAGGTACAATACAGCACCCGTGATGGTAAACCCGTAGATCCTGCCACCCTTAAACAAGGGAGCGACTTTATGGCTACCGTGACCATCAAAAACCCTGGCAAACGCGGCTACTATGAGCAGATGGCCCTGTCACAGATCTTCCCTTCAGGATGGGAAATACTCAATACCCGCCTGATGGACAACGACAGCGCCTTCCATTCATCTCCCGCTACGTATATGGATATACGTGATGACAGGGTATACACTTATTTCAACCTGGAAGAAAACAAAACCAGAACCTACAACGTGCTGCTCAACGCCGCATACCTGGGCCGGTACTATCTTCCAGCCACTTCCTGCGAAGCCATGTATGATAATACCATCCATGCTTTTGTTCCAGGTCGCTGGGTAGAAGTAGTGAAGTAA
- a CDS encoding SusC/RagA family TonB-linked outer membrane protein — protein sequence MKKTLLFLLLVLTCVQLFAQQRQVTGKVTDARDGSALPGVTVAIKGTSTGSTTNPDGTFKINVSGNVTLVFSFVGFETMHMAIGEKSHVNVQLASDLKTLNQVEVSTGYISKRRGSITGAINVVDGKQVESRPSGNFMHNLQGQAAGMYVMANGGRPGAAPVILMRGVGSINSGTAPLYIIDGQPVSGSDFSLINPNDIENINVLKDASATSIYGSRGANGVILITMKKGAKNTRPQIDYRGFYGYADINRNKFKMMNTKDRLDYEVFIGKRKADDPAIPELLKNDFNQSKVVFKPSQTQSHEISVRSGNDVTSIYFGGEYFQMDGIYFDNKFKRYSSRLSIDNQTTKWLKSGVSLYAAYMEETTPNETRNSLSNPGMLAYMLMPYENLKNEDGSWKKFLQYQAYNGARNQLWSRSQGLMGNANDHLKILGNVYTEATITKELKFTSRFGMNLSDYVTKSWNAPELAAADNGNAYRRFSRWSNSIWTNTLNYRKQIKDHSINAVVGTEYNALTDYDFSVTSRNTAFPTLYEFGAMTVPSSSGGSLSKYRMFSMLGSVNYGYKERYFLDLSARRDGSSKFGANNKWGTFWAVGALWNLKNEDFLKNSELISDLRLRSSVGLTGNDDIGFYPSYSINSKSNYEGKAGMVPTQAANPELGWEKKRKFNVGLDLGLANNRVNFTIDYYRELTYDMVLDVPVSYLTGFSSIKANMGKMQNNGIEFTFKSDVIRSKDLNLNIGGNFTYNRNRVTELYGFRDELLGTGTGILVKVGYPRGQFKYNRFSRVNPEDGREIWLDKNGNETFNFDGGDAAILEGKNMYAPYYGGATFDLNYKGLGLFMQWNFMLDKYMVNNTQAWLVWNNDSWFNTNRVADLYENMWKKPGDIAKYPKYGSSTAFDDRYVENASFLRLRDITVYYNLPKNLLSQTKVFRNARVYARANNLLTFTQWSGYDPEYFNNLELGIYPVSRSYTIGLDLTF from the coding sequence ATGAAGAAAACACTACTTTTTCTTTTATTAGTCCTTACGTGTGTGCAGTTATTTGCACAGCAGCGTCAGGTTACTGGTAAAGTGACCGACGCCCGTGACGGCTCTGCATTACCAGGCGTAACAGTGGCCATTAAAGGAACCAGCACCGGTTCCACTACCAATCCGGATGGAACATTTAAAATCAATGTATCAGGCAACGTTACACTGGTTTTCAGTTTTGTTGGATTTGAAACCATGCACATGGCCATCGGAGAGAAATCTCATGTTAACGTACAACTGGCATCAGACCTGAAAACACTGAATCAGGTGGAAGTGAGCACTGGTTACATTTCCAAAAGAAGAGGTTCTATCACCGGTGCTATCAATGTGGTAGATGGAAAACAGGTAGAATCAAGGCCGTCCGGTAACTTCATGCACAACCTGCAGGGACAAGCTGCCGGTATGTATGTAATGGCCAACGGTGGCCGTCCGGGTGCTGCACCTGTAATCCTGATGAGGGGTGTAGGTTCCATCAACTCCGGTACTGCACCGCTTTACATTATAGACGGTCAGCCAGTGAGTGGCAGCGACTTCTCTCTGATCAACCCTAATGACATTGAGAACATCAACGTACTGAAAGACGCTTCTGCTACTTCTATCTATGGTTCCCGCGGTGCTAATGGTGTAATCCTGATCACCATGAAAAAAGGCGCTAAAAATACCCGCCCGCAAATCGACTACCGTGGCTTCTACGGTTATGCCGATATCAACCGCAACAAATTCAAAATGATGAATACCAAAGACCGTCTGGATTATGAAGTCTTCATCGGTAAAAGGAAAGCGGATGATCCTGCCATTCCTGAACTGCTGAAAAATGACTTCAACCAGTCCAAAGTGGTATTCAAACCTTCCCAGACACAATCTCATGAAATATCTGTGCGCAGTGGTAACGATGTGACCAGCATATACTTTGGCGGCGAATACTTCCAGATGGACGGTATCTACTTTGATAACAAATTCAAACGTTATTCCAGCCGTCTGAGCATCGATAACCAAACCACTAAATGGTTAAAATCTGGTGTGTCTTTATATGCTGCATACATGGAAGAAACCACCCCTAACGAAACCCGTAACTCCCTGAGCAACCCGGGTATGCTGGCTTACATGCTGATGCCATATGAAAACCTGAAAAACGAAGACGGTTCCTGGAAAAAATTCCTGCAGTACCAGGCATACAACGGCGCAAGAAACCAACTCTGGTCCCGTAGCCAGGGGCTGATGGGCAATGCCAACGATCACCTGAAAATCCTGGGTAATGTTTATACAGAAGCGACCATCACCAAAGAACTGAAATTCACCAGCCGCTTTGGTATGAACCTCTCTGACTATGTTACCAAAAGCTGGAATGCTCCTGAGTTAGCAGCCGCTGATAACGGTAACGCCTACAGACGTTTCTCCCGCTGGTCAAATTCCATCTGGACCAACACCCTCAACTACCGCAAACAAATAAAAGACCACTCTATCAACGCAGTGGTAGGTACTGAGTACAACGCACTCACCGATTACGACTTCTCTGTTACTTCCCGTAACACCGCATTCCCTACCCTGTATGAATTCGGTGCTATGACTGTTCCCAGCAGCTCTGGCGGAAGTTTGAGCAAATACCGCATGTTCTCTATGCTGGGTTCTGTGAACTATGGTTATAAAGAACGTTATTTCCTGGATCTCTCTGCCCGTCGCGATGGATCTTCCAAATTCGGTGCTAACAACAAATGGGGTACATTCTGGGCTGTTGGCGCACTGTGGAATCTTAAAAACGAAGATTTCCTGAAAAACTCCGAACTGATCAGCGATCTCCGTCTGCGTTCCAGCGTTGGTCTGACTGGTAACGATGATATCGGATTTTATCCTTCCTATAGCATCAACAGCAAATCCAACTACGAAGGCAAAGCAGGTATGGTGCCTACACAGGCTGCCAACCCTGAACTGGGCTGGGAAAAGAAACGCAAATTCAACGTTGGTTTGGATTTAGGGCTGGCCAACAATCGTGTGAACTTTACCATTGACTACTACCGCGAGCTCACTTATGACATGGTACTGGATGTTCCTGTTTCTTACCTCACCGGCTTCAGCTCTATCAAAGCCAACATGGGTAAAATGCAGAACAATGGTATTGAGTTTACCTTCAAATCAGACGTAATCCGTTCTAAAGATCTCAACCTGAACATTGGTGGTAACTTCACCTACAACAGAAACCGCGTTACAGAACTGTACGGCTTCAGAGACGAATTGCTGGGTACTGGTACCGGTATTCTGGTAAAAGTAGGCTATCCCCGTGGTCAGTTTAAATACAACCGCTTCTCCAGAGTTAATCCGGAAGATGGCCGCGAAATCTGGCTGGACAAAAACGGTAACGAAACCTTCAACTTCGACGGTGGTGACGCCGCTATCCTGGAAGGTAAAAACATGTATGCCCCTTACTATGGTGGTGCTACCTTCGACCTGAACTATAAAGGTCTCGGCCTGTTCATGCAGTGGAACTTCATGCTGGACAAATACATGGTTAACAACACCCAGGCATGGCTGGTATGGAACAACGATTCCTGGTTCAACACCAACCGCGTTGCTGACCTCTATGAGAACATGTGGAAAAAACCAGGTGATATTGCTAAATATCCTAAATATGGTTCTTCTACCGCCTTCGATGACAGATATGTGGAAAACGCATCTTTCCTGAGATTAAGAGACATCACTGTATACTACAATCTGCCTAAGAACCTGCTCAGCCAGACTAAAGTATTCCGTAACGCAAGAGTGTATGCCCGTGCCAACAACCTGCTCACTTTCACTCAGTGGAGTGGTTATGATCCGGAATACTTCAACAACCTCGAGCTGGGTATTTATCCTGTTTCCCGTTCCTATACCATTGGTTTAGATCTGACTTTCTAA
- a CDS encoding RagB/SusD family nutrient uptake outer membrane protein, protein MTINKRIFLTAVLGATLFVSACNKKLDQLPTTSVATEEIYTSITGAEIALTGIYSTFYKSDYYGRNYVVIPDLQADNMILSAWANNVYNEIHRWAMHSGTYETLNFWAVAYPAIHRANVFLANVDKIPTLSGENAETVTTKKRVFKAHAQALRAMFMFDLVRMYCKFDLKDQLGLPFVTAPTTEIQHKRKTVQETYDQIVKDLNEAAAAIGDDNANSQTRVNKYFIAALQSRVYLYFQKWDLSIAAADKIMTVATFGYENTAANLQKLWRDDASTKEIIFKPAITEVAEAKNFSIGQWLISDDVSRQKPNPDFIAPKAFAESFDMADLRRAIYFRRDSVRSYKKDSIYVINKYPGNPAYASWQEKSNAPKLFRYAEVALNKMEASYYIDKAVSKTLLKALRVARIPGYDVTIVDAYDDVTLLNQIREERRKELAFEGHRFFDLKRWGLGFTRSKEGEYQAAENAVGEIKADNYRWLWPIPQAERESNRLCDQNPGYAN, encoded by the coding sequence ATGACTATCAATAAAAGAATATTTCTTACTGCTGTGCTGGGAGCAACACTGTTTGTTTCCGCCTGCAATAAAAAACTGGACCAGCTCCCAACCACCAGTGTTGCTACTGAGGAAATATATACCAGTATCACCGGAGCTGAAATAGCACTGACCGGTATCTACAGTACCTTCTATAAGTCAGACTACTACGGCCGTAACTATGTGGTAATACCTGATCTTCAGGCAGACAACATGATTCTCAGCGCCTGGGCCAACAACGTATACAACGAGATTCACCGCTGGGCTATGCACTCCGGTACTTATGAAACACTGAACTTCTGGGCAGTTGCTTATCCGGCTATCCACCGTGCCAACGTATTTCTCGCCAATGTTGATAAAATACCGACGCTGTCCGGAGAAAATGCAGAAACAGTAACTACCAAGAAAAGAGTTTTCAAAGCCCATGCACAAGCCCTGAGAGCGATGTTCATGTTCGACCTGGTACGTATGTACTGCAAATTCGATCTGAAAGATCAACTGGGCCTGCCTTTTGTAACTGCGCCTACTACTGAGATCCAGCACAAACGTAAAACCGTGCAGGAAACTTATGATCAGATCGTAAAAGACCTTAACGAAGCGGCTGCAGCCATCGGCGACGATAACGCAAACTCTCAGACCAGAGTAAACAAATACTTCATTGCTGCACTGCAATCCAGAGTGTATCTGTATTTCCAGAAATGGGACCTGTCCATCGCTGCTGCTGATAAAATCATGACCGTAGCTACTTTCGGTTATGAAAATACTGCAGCCAATCTGCAGAAACTGTGGAGAGATGATGCCAGCACCAAAGAAATCATCTTTAAACCAGCTATCACCGAAGTTGCCGAAGCCAAAAACTTCTCCATCGGACAATGGCTCATCAGTGATGACGTAAGCCGTCAGAAACCTAATCCCGATTTCATAGCGCCTAAGGCGTTTGCGGAGTCCTTTGACATGGCAGATCTTCGTCGTGCTATCTACTTCAGAAGAGACAGCGTTAGAAGTTACAAAAAAGACTCTATCTACGTTATCAACAAATATCCTGGTAACCCGGCTTACGCTTCCTGGCAGGAAAAATCCAATGCTCCTAAACTGTTCCGTTATGCAGAAGTAGCATTGAACAAAATGGAAGCTTCTTATTATATTGATAAAGCTGTTTCCAAAACATTGCTCAAAGCATTACGCGTTGCCCGTATCCCTGGATATGACGTAACTATCGTAGATGCTTATGACGATGTTACATTGCTGAACCAGATCAGAGAAGAGAGAAGAAAAGAACTGGCCTTCGAAGGTCACCGTTTCTTCGACCTGAAACGCTGGGGCCTCGGCTTCACCAGAAGCAAGGAAGGAGAGTACCAGGCTGCTGAAAACGCCGTTGGCGAAATCAAAGCAGACAACTACCGCTGGCTGTGGCCTATTCCACAGGCGGAAAGAGAGTCCAACAGACTTTGCGACCAGAACCCGGGTTACGCTAACTAA